CTCTTAGAGGAAAGAGGGTTCACACAACCGACTCCCCCCCAAAAGGAAGCGATACCGAAGATACTCGAAGGAAAGAACGTTCTCCTGATAGCTCCAACCGGAACTGGAAAAACCGAAGCCGCTTTTTTACCAGCCTTTCACAATCTTCTGCTCTCGGCGGAGAGAATCCCGGGAATAAAGTTGTTCTACGTCACACCCTTGAGGGCGCTTAACCGCGACATGCTTGACAGAATGCAGTGGTGGTGCCGATCTCTCGACTTCAAGGTTGCTGTGAGACATGGAGACACAGAAGCCAGAGAAAGGAGAGCGCAGGCAATAGTTCCGCCCGACATAGTCGTGACAACACCCGAGACCCTCCAGCTTTTCCTGCTTGGGAAAAAGCTCCGGCAATATCTGAAAACGCTTATATGCGTGATAGTTGACGAGGTGCACGAGCTCGCGGATAACAAAAGGGGAACCCAACTGAGTACCACTTTAGAGCGCCTGAGAGAGGCTAAGGGCGGAGATTTCCAGATCGTTGGGCTTTCAGCTACCATTGGAAGTCCAGAAGAAGTCGCAAAATTCCTAGTCGGGAAAGGACGACCATGCGAAATCATTGACATTAGCATGACCAGGGAGATGAAAATCTCTGTGATTTATCCGGAAGCCAAGAAAAGTGATGAGAAACTTGCTGAGAAGTTATACACGCTTCCGGAGGTTGCGGCGCGTGTGAGAGTCATAAAAGATCTCGTACTTTCCCATAAATCCACGCTTGTTTTCACAAACACAAGACCAATGGCGGAGATTCTTGGGAGCAGACTCCATCTTTGGGATATCGATTTTCCAGTAAGTGTGCATCATGGCTCTCTTTCGACAGCCACCAGAGTCGGAGCGGAGAAAAGGCTGAAGACGGGACAGCTGAAGGGAATCATTTGTACGTCGTCCATGGAGCTTGGAATCGATATCGGACACGTCGATTTAGTCATTCAATACAATTCACCAAGACAGGTTACTAGGCTTGTCCAGAGAGTTGGAAGAAGCGGTCACAGGATCGGAGAAATAGCGAAAGGAGTTGTCATTGTTCAAGACCCGGACGACGCGCTTGAGTCAAGTGTTATTGTTAAGAAGAGTTTAAAGCAAGAACTTGAAGAAGTTTCTATTCCAGAAAAACCACTAGACGTCCTCTTACATGCTTTATGCTCGATGCTCATCGAAAGAAGAGAGGCAGAAGTGGAGGATGCCCTACGAATTCTCAGAAGAGCTTATCCCTTCCGCACGCTCACAAAAGAGGATATCATAAAAGTGCTCGATTTCGCACAGAATCTCGAACAAAGATTTCTGAGATTATCGGAAGACGGGAAGAAATTTATCAGAGTGGGGAGAAGCAAACTTTTTGATTATTATTTCACAAATCTATCCATGATTCCGGAGTTTAAGCAATATGTTGTCATAAACGACGAGAATGGGCAACCGATTGGGGTTCTTGACGAACCGTTCGTTGCCGAGTATGGAGAACCTGAGGTTAGATTTGTAATGGGTGGAGAAATCTGGAAGATCCTCCAGCTTTATCAAGGAAAAATCTACGTGAAGAAGGAAATCGATCCTTTGGGAGCCATTCCAACTTGGATAGGTGAAGAAATACCTGTCCCGATTGAGATCGCCCAAGAGGTCGGGAGAATAAGAGGAAAAGTTGCAGAAATGCTTCAAAATGGAAAGAAATTCGCAGACATCTGCAAACAGATTGCTGAAGAGTTGGATGAATCAGAAAGAACAATCGAACGCGCGGTCGAGAACGTCAAAAGACAAGTTGATGAGGGACTACCTGTTCCAACCGACAAGTTGATAACGATCGAAAAAGTCGGAGACCTGTGTATTATAAACCTCTGTGCTGGAACACTCGTCAACAGAACGATCGCGAGATTTCTTGCTTATAAATTGTCTCGCGAAATGGGTCTAACCGTTGCTTTCTCAATTGATCCTTATCGAATAGTCTTAAGGTCGAAAATCCTCAAAATCGAAGATGTGGAAAGAATAATGAAAGAATCCTCGAAC
This is a stretch of genomic DNA from Candidatus Hadarchaeales archaeon. It encodes these proteins:
- a CDS encoding DEAD/DEAH box helicase, with product MEYPFNLLARPIQKLLEERGFTQPTPPQKEAIPKILEGKNVLLIAPTGTGKTEAAFLPAFHNLLLSAERIPGIKLFYVTPLRALNRDMLDRMQWWCRSLDFKVAVRHGDTEARERRAQAIVPPDIVVTTPETLQLFLLGKKLRQYLKTLICVIVDEVHELADNKRGTQLSTTLERLREAKGGDFQIVGLSATIGSPEEVAKFLVGKGRPCEIIDISMTREMKISVIYPEAKKSDEKLAEKLYTLPEVAARVRVIKDLVLSHKSTLVFTNTRPMAEILGSRLHLWDIDFPVSVHHGSLSTATRVGAEKRLKTGQLKGIICTSSMELGIDIGHVDLVIQYNSPRQVTRLVQRVGRSGHRIGEIAKGVVIVQDPDDALESSVIVKKSLKQELEEVSIPEKPLDVLLHALCSMLIERREAEVEDALRILRRAYPFRTLTKEDIIKVLDFAQNLEQRFLRLSEDGKKFIRVGRSKLFDYYFTNLSMIPEFKQYVVINDENGQPIGVLDEPFVAEYGEPEVRFVMGGEIWKILQLYQGKIYVKKEIDPLGAIPTWIGEEIPVPIEIAQEVGRIRGKVAEMLQNGKKFADICKQIAEELDESERTIERAVENVKRQVDEGLPVPTDKLITIEKVGDLCIINLCAGTLVNRTIARFLAYKLSREMGLTVAFSIDPYRIVLRSKILKIEDVERIMKESSNITRDLREIVEGSRFFRWRLAQVARRMGVLAKEVELTSSVLDKLVRALRDTPAFEEAFRETSTRDFDVRRAGEILQMLSSGEIKIMSIGERKRPSPISETIWKRTSLVLEPAAPSRLKMLAFASARIRLLTEIRTFVCLDCGFVKEMKIHELKEKPICPTCGSDRIGMCEDVEEEAKRAFELHMQGRKTKLWKELEKTARLISRHGKNAAIVLAGRGITPAAAQEILQKSKGDEKKLIELTVMKEREMIIKRFYV